The Hypomesus transpacificus isolate Combined female chromosome 12, fHypTra1, whole genome shotgun sequence genome segment AGTGACCCACCTGTTTGAACTGCTTGTAGAGCACCTTGCTGACAGGGTCGGAGGGCTTGACCTTCCCAGCCAGGACAGAGGCCAGCATGTTCCCAAGGGTCACCATGCCCAGGatcaaactgcacacacacccacaaacagtTGGCTCATGTCATCGTCCAATGAACCCACGCCAAAGTACACAAGTCCCAGTTGAACTCCACTGGATCAATAAAATACAAAGACAACAAGCCCAGAACGCGTCCCACAGGTGATCCCTGATCACGAGCACCCTACCCAGCCTCGTCCACCACAGGGGCCTGGTCGAACGCCTTCTCCTTCAGGATCTTGATGGTCTTCTGACAGGTGACCGTGGGAAGGACGGTCAGGGGGGCCGACAGGTTCAGACCCTGCAGTTTCAGGTTCCACCACCTGGGAGTGAAACACACATGTGGTACTTCAAAACATGATGTATTACTACATTTGTCACACACCTTTTAGAGGATAAACACAttctctgtgcacacacacacatacacacaccagggttTGGACACCATGATGTGCTCCTCCCTCAGGAAGCCCTTCTGGAACATCCACTTGTCACTCAGGAACTTGGACCTAAGAATAAAGTGCATAGACATGACACTGGTAAATGCATAATCTCCTCGACTAATGGGGGTTCAGATCAGTCGAGACCAAGATCTGACGCAACAGCTGCAATACCAAACAAGGCCACAGGGAATCCGCTTAAACGAGTGGGACCCCAGTGTGAGCATTTGTCATGTCGTAATTCTCATTGCACCACAAAGCAATTTctgagacacaaacaaacacgcacacacggttCCTCACATGTAGTTGCGGATGGAGTCGGGCAGGATGACCACACAGCGCTGGCCCTCCTTCAGCTCCCTGGCCATCCTGACCGCCGCAGCCATGGCTGTGCCTGAGCTGCCCCCTGGGGCAGGGGAACAGAGACGGGTCAAacaccactcctcctcttcctccagaaaCAAACTCAGAATTCACCTTTGAATTCATGTTTATGTGACCAAATCAGGCTAAACCGGGTGTTCTGTTACAGCCCGGGtcaaggacaggggaggaggagaaggagagggggagaaggagaggaggaggaggagaaggagagggggtggagagcgTACCACACAGCAGCCCCTCGTCTCTGATGAGCATGCGGGACATGTTGAAGGACTCCTCGTCGTTGGACTTGAACCAGCTGTCCACCACctgaggcaaacacacactgtgagcGTGGACGCGTTGTGTTTGGACAGGTAACAGTTACTCTCCAGGTACACTGTGTCTCTGGAGAAAAGTTGCAGGCGATGTGTTTTGAGTGCGTGAGCcagggtgtgagtgagtgtgtgagagtgaggagaaggagagagcgcgTGTCTGCCAGTATGTGCCACGTACAGATCTGTCCAGCACGGTGGGGATGAAGTCGTATCCAATGCCCTCCACCTCGTAATGGGTCTTATCCGTCTTGTTGAGCTTGTCTGGTTCGGCCAAAATGGAGCCCTCAGGGTCCACACCTACAATCTACGCATACAAATTCACACGCTCAGATGCttggaagaaggaaaaaaatacCTCACGATCGAAATGTATGGAACATTCCGGATTAGGGGTCTCACCTTGATGTTGGGGCATCGCTCCTTCAGTTTGCGGGCGATGCCAGTGATGGTGCCCCCTGTGCCAGCACCTGCTACCAACATGTCCACCTTGCCTGGCGGTGTGTAGACCCGGGAAAGAAACGCAATGAGCTCCGACACATCAAAACCATGAAAAAGCTTTCCCTTCTGCAAACCTCACCATCACACTGCTCCAGGATCTCCTCGGCGGTGGTGTCGTAGTGGGCCAGGGGGTTGCTGGGATTGCGGTACTGGTCCAGGATGTGCGAGTTGGGGATCTCGTTTTTCAGACGCCAAGCCACGCCCACGTGTGACTCGGGCGAGTCGAAGCGAGCGCTCGTGGGCGTCCGGACAATCTCGGCCCCGAGGGCTCTCAGAACATCCACCtgtgtacccacacacacactccaaaatgATCAACTGGCTACCGGTACACCATTTCAAAGCAGGATATTTACACTGGGGAGTCCTATTCGTCAAGAGACAGATGTCACCTTTTCCATGCTCATCTTCTCAGGCATGACGATGATGCAGCGGTAGCCTTTCACAGCAGAGGCCAGGGCCAGGCCgatccctgacacacacacacacacacacacacacacacacacacacacacacacacacacacagttagagaGCACTGAAATAGCTGAGAAATCACACATTTAGGGTttataaacatatacacacactcacacatacaaacacacacacatctaaatacatacacacacacagtcctagtTACCCGTGTTCCCAGAGGTGGGCTCTATGATGGTGTCTCCAGGTTTAAGGA includes the following:
- the cbsa gene encoding cystathionine beta-synthase a gives rise to the protein MPSIPSSKESSLPTPAGPGCPHAAKLRAHTNGDVKGVKVLDGPFSLSSMAEVGDGDLPVQLNVGKAAGERKWIRPDLPSKCTWRLGVSHADSPHTHPPKTDPPSILPDILRRIGDTPLVRINKIPKTFGLKCEILAKCEYFNAGGSVKDRISLRMVEDAERAGLLKPGDTIIEPTSGNTGIGLALASAVKGYRCIIVMPEKMSMEKVDVLRALGAEIVRTPTSARFDSPESHVGVAWRLKNEIPNSHILDQYRNPSNPLAHYDTTAEEILEQCDGKVDMLVAGAGTGGTITGIARKLKERCPNIKIVGVDPEGSILAEPDKLNKTDKTHYEVEGIGYDFIPTVLDRSVVDSWFKSNDEESFNMSRMLIRDEGLLCGGSSGTAMAAAVRMARELKEGQRCVVILPDSIRNYMSKFLSDKWMFQKGFLREEHIMVSKPWWWNLKLQGLNLSAPLTVLPTVTCQKTIKILKEKAFDQAPVVDEAGLILGMVTLGNMLASVLAGKVKPSDPVSKVLYKQFKQIRLNDNLGKLSRILEIDHFALVVHEQIQYLTDGSPSLKQMVFGVVTAIDLLNFVTAREKRERSISECAEEL